One window of Mangrovibacterium diazotrophicum genomic DNA carries:
- a CDS encoding zinc-dependent metalloprotease, with the protein MTTGKLVLLFTIGASLMLGLHPKQTLGNTTLPKKQEQEEKPTEEKKKPDENAIKAFSEVITADMKSQKGFINVYEKEGKYFFEIPNSSFNKEILVVNRIAKASADMRRGFLGLAGDNIGEAVYQFEKGSLNKVFLKRISYTEYENDSTKPMYASVVSNNVQAIAEAFNIKAFSPDSSGVVIEVTDFLNSDSDVLYFKNEKIKEDEGMGAQEDSKSYVKFIHAYENNLEIRAFKTYKAGKNKTSNNYSLELNSSMVLLPEVPMQPRIVDERVGYFRLKQRNFNANPQGVENIQLAKRWRLEPKPEDREKYLRGELVEPQKPIVFYIDPATPAKWVPYLIQGVNDWQKAFEKAGFKNAIYAREAPTVEEDSTWSLDNAAYSAIVYRPSEIENAMGPSIADPRTGEIMESHIFWYHNVMKLLRDWYFIQTAAVDTGARKAVFDDELMGELIRFVSSHEVGHTLGLMHNFGSSSTVPVEKLRDKAWVEANGHTPSIMDYARFNYVAQPEDNISRSGLFPRIGDYDNWAIYWGYRWYPQFDDEYEEQTYLAKVVTDSLATNHRLWYGAQGEEFDPRDQNEDLGDNAMLASEYGIKNLQRIADNLLEWTTEDAQDYSNTQEIFEALIAQFNRYMGHVAKNIGGIEHTFVVAGMPEPAFAPTPYDKQKQATAFLNEQLFQTPVWLNHTELFEKVPMTFGEQLAKIQKGIIEQLLDAKKLSNLMSSEVDYANQKCYSVFEFMSDLDKGIFTELYQHKNASFFRQQLQKLFVEQLILKITDSGKPKDDKNKPMVAGPQSAKTLYDSKGILLDQLKTIQALVKTNQKLSSLDQASKVHLADLDHRIGLALELNTKSTTSN; encoded by the coding sequence ATGACTACCGGAAAACTAGTACTACTCTTCACGATCGGTGCATCGTTGATGCTCGGATTACATCCGAAGCAGACGTTAGGAAATACGACGCTTCCGAAGAAGCAGGAGCAAGAGGAAAAGCCAACAGAAGAGAAGAAAAAACCCGATGAGAATGCGATCAAAGCGTTTAGCGAGGTCATCACAGCCGACATGAAAAGTCAAAAAGGCTTCATCAATGTCTACGAAAAGGAGGGAAAATACTTCTTCGAGATTCCCAATAGCAGCTTTAACAAAGAGATTCTGGTTGTCAACCGGATTGCCAAAGCATCGGCTGATATGCGCAGAGGCTTCCTGGGTTTGGCCGGCGACAATATCGGGGAAGCGGTCTATCAATTTGAAAAAGGCTCCCTGAACAAGGTTTTCCTGAAACGTATTTCGTACACGGAGTATGAAAACGACAGCACGAAACCAATGTACGCAAGTGTTGTATCGAACAACGTGCAAGCCATTGCAGAGGCGTTCAACATCAAGGCATTCTCTCCCGATTCTTCGGGCGTTGTCATCGAAGTCACCGACTTCTTGAACAGCGACAGTGACGTTCTTTATTTCAAAAACGAAAAAATAAAGGAAGACGAAGGAATGGGTGCACAAGAAGACTCGAAAAGCTACGTCAAATTCATTCATGCTTACGAGAACAACCTGGAAATTCGTGCTTTTAAAACCTACAAAGCCGGTAAAAACAAAACTTCAAACAACTACTCGCTCGAGCTAAACTCATCGATGGTTTTACTCCCGGAAGTACCCATGCAACCTCGCATAGTTGACGAACGTGTTGGCTATTTCCGTTTGAAACAACGCAATTTCAACGCCAATCCGCAAGGGGTAGAAAACATCCAACTGGCTAAAAGATGGCGATTGGAACCGAAACCCGAAGACCGGGAGAAATACTTACGCGGCGAGCTGGTTGAACCGCAAAAACCAATTGTGTTTTACATCGATCCGGCAACACCTGCCAAATGGGTTCCCTATTTGATTCAGGGGGTCAACGACTGGCAAAAAGCGTTCGAAAAAGCCGGGTTTAAAAATGCCATTTATGCACGCGAAGCGCCAACTGTAGAAGAAGATAGTACGTGGAGCCTGGATAATGCAGCTTATTCAGCTATTGTTTACCGGCCTTCGGAAATTGAAAATGCGATGGGTCCCAGCATTGCTGACCCCAGAACCGGAGAGATCATGGAAAGCCATATTTTCTGGTACCACAACGTGATGAAGCTTTTGCGCGACTGGTATTTCATTCAAACCGCCGCTGTTGATACAGGGGCACGAAAAGCCGTTTTCGACGATGAGCTGATGGGGGAACTAATTCGCTTTGTTTCGTCGCACGAAGTAGGCCACACACTCGGACTAATGCACAATTTCGGCTCCAGTTCGACTGTTCCTGTTGAGAAACTGAGAGATAAAGCTTGGGTGGAAGCAAACGGACACACACCCTCGATCATGGATTATGCCCGATTCAACTACGTAGCACAACCCGAAGATAACATCAGCCGCAGCGGTCTGTTCCCGCGCATCGGCGATTACGACAACTGGGCCATTTATTGGGGATATCGCTGGTATCCGCAATTCGACGACGAATACGAGGAGCAAACTTACCTGGCCAAAGTGGTAACCGACAGTTTAGCAACGAATCACCGCCTGTGGTACGGAGCCCAAGGCGAAGAATTTGATCCGCGCGATCAGAATGAGGACTTGGGAGATAATGCGATGCTCGCCAGTGAATACGGTATTAAAAACCTGCAACGAATTGCCGACAACCTGTTGGAATGGACCACCGAAGATGCACAGGATTACAGCAACACACAGGAGATTTTCGAAGCACTAATCGCCCAATTTAACCGCTATATGGGCCATGTTGCGAAGAATATAGGTGGAATTGAACACACCTTCGTGGTAGCCGGTATGCCAGAACCAGCCTTTGCCCCAACTCCTTACGACAAGCAAAAACAGGCTACAGCCTTTTTGAACGAACAGTTGTTCCAAACTCCGGTTTGGCTGAATCACACAGAGCTGTTTGAAAAGGTGCCGATGACCTTCGGCGAGCAACTGGCCAAAATCCAGAAAGGGATAATCGAGCAATTGTTGGATGCTAAAAAACTCAGTAACCTGATGAGTTCCGAGGTCGATTACGCCAACCAGAAATGCTATTCGGTGTTCGAATTTATGAGTGATCTCGACAAGGGAATCTTCACGGAATTGTATCAACACAAAAATGCTTCATTCTTCCGTCAGCAACTCCAAAAGCTATTTGTTGAACAACTCATTTTAAAAATTACCGATAGCGGTAAACCCAAAGACGACAAAAACAAGCCAATGGTAGCCGGGCCTCAATCAGCGAAAACATTGTACGACAGTAAAGGAATTCTGTTGGATCAGTTGAAAACCATACAAGCTTTGGTTAAAACCAACCAAAAACTGAGCTCGCTTGACCAAGCCAGCAAAGTTCATTTGGCCGATTTGGATCATCGTATTGGCCTCGCCCTCGAACTAAATACGAAAAGTACAACTTCGAACTAA
- a CDS encoding 3-keto-disaccharide hydrolase — protein sequence MKRFPFRAQLSAMLFLVFSSFSLSSFGQTINLLDKDLSQWEMYQSYRYPNNYNGSQPVDESGELLPSIGYNKNVANVFSVNIENGDPVLRISGEIYGCLFTKNEFENYHLTLKVKWGVQKFEPRLDKLKDSGLLYHSQGECGVDYWRSWMLSQEFQIMEGHMGDYWGIANSAIDVRAFLPEGMMNTVADVSQEFLPIGPGSGRDGFCLRSANYESAPGDWTTIELICFGDKSIHLVNGHVVMVLQNSRLVKDGESSPLTKGKIQLQSEAAEVFFKNIQLESISEIPATYSVYFK from the coding sequence ATGAAGCGCTTCCCGTTCCGAGCACAGCTGTCAGCAATGCTGTTTCTGGTGTTTTCCAGTTTTTCCCTGTCATCATTCGGTCAAACAATCAACTTGCTCGACAAGGATTTGTCGCAGTGGGAAATGTACCAAAGCTACCGTTATCCGAACAATTATAATGGAAGTCAGCCGGTGGATGAATCCGGAGAGCTCCTACCTTCGATCGGTTATAATAAAAATGTCGCCAACGTTTTCTCTGTGAACATAGAAAATGGAGATCCCGTTTTGCGCATCAGCGGCGAAATTTACGGTTGCTTGTTTACCAAAAACGAATTCGAAAACTATCACCTGACATTGAAGGTGAAATGGGGAGTACAGAAATTTGAGCCCCGGTTGGATAAGCTGAAGGACTCGGGATTGCTCTACCACTCTCAAGGCGAATGTGGGGTCGATTACTGGCGTTCGTGGATGCTGTCGCAGGAATTTCAAATTATGGAAGGGCACATGGGCGACTATTGGGGAATCGCTAATTCGGCGATTGATGTGCGCGCGTTTTTACCTGAAGGGATGATGAATACTGTTGCTGATGTGTCTCAGGAATTTTTGCCAATTGGGCCCGGCAGCGGTCGCGATGGTTTTTGTTTGCGCTCCGCCAATTACGAAAGCGCACCGGGCGATTGGACAACGATCGAGCTGATTTGCTTTGGAGATAAAAGCATACACCTGGTGAATGGACATGTCGTGATGGTACTTCAAAACTCTCGTTTAGTTAAGGATGGGGAAAGTTCCCCGTTAACCAAAGGCAAGATTCAGTTGCAAAGTGAAGCGGCTGAAGTTTTTTTCAAGAATATTCAATTGGAGTCTATTTCGGAAATACCTGCTACCTATTCTGTTTATTTTAAGTAG
- a CDS encoding RagB/SusD family nutrient uptake outer membrane protein, producing the protein MRKIYYLLFISVLFFTGCDDELELSNPTLISSDDYITDDASAQLALDGIYDELQTTFYYGAPYMTTGLYADEFAHSGSYTSYDEFVVNLLSADNSYLETIWNNYYATIYRANAVIITLEGLGDDAVSSSVKTAVIAEAKALRAFLYFDLVRLWGALPIPTELISSNASAYNYARSSVSDVYDYILSDLNDADGNIADSDIYHFSNDAVKVLKAKIYLTQGEYASAQTALESVIGQYSLVSDYADLFVTGSNNEAILRINYSSDDKNYLAFFFYPSSLGGRREAAPNQTSLDAFDSDGGTRSEILAQTSSLSAVYLNKYSDISTGTDQPYIYRYADVLLLYAEALAQQGSSDKLATATGYVNEVRERAGMEDIDLTSSNYIDLIAQERRVEFYGEGHRWYDAVRLGIVDDVIANKDESSFTSNYQLWPIPQSEIDANGSISSGDQNPGY; encoded by the coding sequence ATGAGAAAGATATATTACCTCCTGTTTATTTCGGTGCTTTTCTTTACCGGTTGCGATGATGAACTGGAATTGTCGAACCCGACATTAATCAGCTCCGACGATTACATTACCGACGACGCATCGGCACAGCTGGCGCTGGACGGTATTTACGATGAGCTTCAAACCACTTTCTACTACGGTGCCCCGTACATGACGACCGGTTTGTATGCCGACGAATTTGCACACTCGGGCTCATACACGTCGTACGATGAGTTTGTGGTTAACCTGTTGTCAGCCGATAACAGCTACCTGGAAACAATCTGGAACAACTATTACGCGACAATCTACCGGGCAAATGCTGTTATCATTACGCTGGAAGGCCTGGGAGACGACGCTGTTTCTTCTTCGGTAAAAACAGCCGTGATTGCTGAAGCAAAAGCACTACGCGCCTTTTTGTATTTCGACCTGGTGCGACTTTGGGGAGCATTGCCGATCCCGACCGAATTGATTTCTAGTAATGCAAGCGCATACAATTATGCCCGTTCAAGTGTATCCGATGTTTACGACTACATTCTGTCGGACTTGAACGACGCTGATGGTAACATCGCCGATAGCGATATTTACCATTTCTCGAATGATGCCGTTAAAGTGTTGAAAGCAAAAATATATTTGACCCAAGGAGAATATGCCAGCGCTCAAACAGCGTTGGAATCTGTAATCGGCCAGTACAGCCTGGTTAGCGACTATGCTGACTTGTTCGTAACCGGCTCAAACAACGAAGCGATTCTACGAATCAACTATTCGTCGGACGACAAAAACTACCTGGCTTTCTTCTTCTACCCATCCAGCTTGGGCGGACGCCGCGAGGCTGCACCAAACCAGACATCACTGGATGCTTTCGATTCAGACGGAGGTACTCGTTCGGAGATCCTGGCTCAAACATCCTCGTTGAGCGCCGTCTATCTGAACAAATACAGCGACATCTCAACCGGTACCGACCAACCGTACATATACCGCTATGCCGATGTTCTGCTCTTGTATGCCGAAGCGCTGGCTCAGCAAGGAAGTAGCGACAAGCTGGCAACAGCAACCGGCTATGTAAATGAAGTGCGGGAAAGAGCCGGAATGGAAGATATCGACCTGACTTCTTCAAACTACATCGACCTGATTGCACAAGAACGCAGAGTTGAGTTTTACGGAGAAGGACATCGCTGGTATGACGCCGTGCGATTGGGAATTGTTGACGACGTGATTGCCAACAAAGACGAAAGCTCGTTCACCAGTAATTATCAATTGTGGCCGATTCCGCAATCCGAAATTGACGCGAACGGCTCCATCAGTTCGGGAGACCAAAACCCTGGATACTAA
- a CDS encoding PhnA domain-containing protein, whose amino-acid sequence MSIEKALNERSGSVCELCGNTEGLTVYALPPVTENNSDKCVLLCSTCNSQVEEPETMDADHWRCLNDSMWSTVPAVQVLAWRLLNQLKQFDLVDMLYLDEETLAWAKSGLAEDEAKHVDSNGVRLAGGDSVVLIKDLVVKGAGFTAKRGTPVRNISLVKDNVEHIEGKVNGQQIVILTQYVKKTN is encoded by the coding sequence ATGAGTATTGAAAAAGCATTGAATGAACGCAGTGGTTCGGTTTGCGAACTTTGCGGAAATACAGAAGGGCTGACTGTTTATGCTCTTCCTCCGGTTACCGAAAACAACAGCGACAAATGTGTTTTGCTGTGTTCAACTTGTAACAGTCAGGTTGAAGAACCGGAAACAATGGATGCCGACCACTGGCGCTGTTTGAACGACAGTATGTGGAGCACAGTTCCGGCGGTACAGGTGTTGGCGTGGAGACTGCTGAACCAATTGAAACAGTTCGATCTGGTTGACATGCTTTACCTGGACGAGGAAACGCTGGCCTGGGCGAAATCAGGTTTGGCCGAAGACGAAGCGAAACATGTTGACAGCAATGGCGTGCGATTGGCAGGCGGCGACTCAGTGGTGCTGATCAAAGACCTTGTTGTGAAAGGTGCTGGTTTCACTGCAAAACGCGGTACTCCGGTTCGCAACATTTCGCTTGTAAAGGATAATGTGGAGCATATCGAAGGAAAGGTGAACGGTCAGCAAATTGTGATTCTCACCCAGTATGTGAAGAAAACGAACTAA
- a CDS encoding GNAT family N-acetyltransferase, with amino-acid sequence MMEYHIDGYFFRPLQKETWPAFAQLFAPNGACDGCWCMWWKQNTKEYSEGRGQNNRKAMMQLVLDDTDLGLLAFSPQGEVCGWIAVAPRSNYKRLQNSRTLKPIDEQPVWSITCFFINRNFRGMGLAGKLVKAALSFVKEKGGSIVEAYPTVTEDGRVSSSSIYSGVPQVFERLGFEKVGEGGKRWIMRYYLK; translated from the coding sequence ATGATGGAATATCACATTGACGGATACTTTTTTCGCCCGTTGCAAAAAGAAACGTGGCCCGCGTTCGCACAACTGTTTGCCCCCAATGGTGCCTGCGACGGTTGCTGGTGTATGTGGTGGAAGCAAAACACAAAGGAATACAGCGAAGGTCGCGGACAAAATAACCGGAAAGCGATGATGCAACTGGTATTGGATGACACAGATCTTGGACTTTTAGCGTTTTCGCCGCAAGGCGAGGTTTGCGGCTGGATTGCTGTCGCTCCGCGTTCCAATTACAAGCGACTGCAAAATTCACGCACCCTGAAACCGATTGATGAGCAACCGGTGTGGTCAATTACCTGCTTTTTCATTAACCGTAATTTCCGGGGAATGGGATTGGCCGGCAAATTGGTAAAAGCAGCTCTTTCATTTGTAAAAGAAAAAGGCGGCAGTATCGTCGAAGCCTATCCAACCGTAACTGAAGACGGAAGAGTTTCCTCGTCATCCATCTACAGTGGGGTTCCGCAGGTGTTCGAACGATTGGGATTTGAAAAAGTCGGAGAGGGCGGAAAACGGTGGATTATGCGTTACTACTTAAAATAA